The following proteins are encoded in a genomic region of Deinococcus betulae:
- a CDS encoding DUF3892 domain-containing protein produces the protein MQKTNRRNAHERIQAIEGSTGAVGGGPWQLSSQAAIAGIENGAYTFHVYAGGHEVDVIIATRNNVKYLKTKNDGEQPDNLLSLPECSA, from the coding sequence ATTCAAAAAACGAATCGTAGGAATGCCCATGAGCGCATTCAAGCCATTGAAGGGTCTACAGGTGCGGTAGGGGGTGGTCCATGGCAGCTTTCAAGTCAAGCTGCTATTGCCGGGATCGAGAATGGCGCCTACACCTTTCATGTGTACGCTGGGGGTCACGAAGTTGATGTGATTATTGCCACCAGGAATAACGTCAAGTATTTGAAGACGAAAAATGATGGAGAACAACCTGACAACCTCTTGAGTTTGCCAGAATGCTCAGCGTAA
- a CDS encoding AfsR/SARP family transcriptional regulator, producing MDVQVQALQWAQASGDRELEAYVHLALVTVHTAKGELQTARQHLAGLRLLGVNPHVEHLRDLRTAALAIQAGQGTSDVAAELATLGTTFEVGGRMREAAWTWLQAAEASLALAQPQAAEQALSRAVDARHAMHSGASLVPELRSLPRLLALLEDLPVDHYATALQADLRQAQVRPMRVHLQTLGTSVILVDGQPVALDYTRGMEILTFLLRRPRASAEDVITALFDQDPKRSRNYFHQVRYDLAEKIQGLTISASPKRTYEVKGDGVQLTWDVQMMAVALAERTEVGVHRALDLYAGPFLPRAEGEWVQGEREDMAWKLIQVGLELMEDWSRTQQYEKCVTLAGRLLEVDPFDESVNAFMIRAVHELGEHPARQAAVARLRRRFEAEMGELPPALLALQREPTSLN from the coding sequence GTGGACGTCCAGGTGCAGGCGCTTCAATGGGCACAGGCCTCTGGAGACCGTGAGCTTGAGGCGTACGTCCACCTGGCATTGGTCACCGTGCACACGGCGAAAGGTGAGCTGCAGACAGCTCGACAACACTTGGCCGGCCTGCGGCTGTTGGGCGTCAACCCGCATGTTGAGCATCTCCGCGACCTGCGAACGGCGGCTCTGGCCATTCAAGCGGGTCAGGGGACGTCGGACGTAGCGGCTGAGCTGGCCACGCTCGGGACCACGTTTGAGGTGGGTGGGCGAATGCGCGAAGCCGCGTGGACCTGGCTGCAGGCGGCGGAGGCGTCGCTCGCGTTGGCGCAACCTCAGGCTGCAGAGCAGGCGCTGAGCCGCGCGGTGGACGCGCGGCATGCGATGCACAGTGGCGCGTCGCTCGTGCCGGAGCTGCGCTCGTTGCCGAGGCTCCTGGCACTGCTTGAGGACTTACCAGTGGACCATTACGCTACCGCCTTGCAGGCTGATCTTCGCCAGGCTCAGGTGCGACCGATGCGAGTTCATCTTCAGACCCTCGGGACGTCCGTCATTCTGGTGGATGGGCAGCCGGTCGCGCTGGACTACACGCGAGGGATGGAGATTCTGACGTTTCTGCTGCGGCGTCCCCGGGCGTCGGCGGAGGACGTGATCACAGCGCTGTTCGATCAGGATCCAAAGCGGTCGCGCAACTATTTCCATCAGGTGCGGTACGACCTGGCAGAGAAAATTCAAGGTCTGACTATCTCTGCTTCCCCGAAGCGCACGTATGAGGTGAAGGGGGATGGGGTGCAGCTGACATGGGATGTTCAGATGATGGCGGTAGCCTTGGCGGAGCGGACAGAGGTGGGGGTGCACCGAGCCCTTGATCTGTATGCGGGGCCGTTCCTTCCGAGAGCAGAGGGGGAATGGGTCCAGGGAGAACGCGAAGATATGGCGTGGAAGCTGATTCAAGTGGGACTGGAGTTGATGGAGGATTGGTCGAGGACGCAGCAGTACGAGAAGTGCGTGACGCTGGCGGGCCGGCTGCTGGAAGTGGACCCGTTCGATGAGTCAGTGAACGCGTTCATGATTCGTGCGGTTCACGAGTTGGGGGAACATCCGGCTCGGCAAGCGGCGGTGGCGCGATTGAGGCGGCGGTTTGAGGCGGAGATGGGGGAGTTGCCGCCGGCGCTCCTCGCGCTGCAGCGGGAGCCGACGAGTTTGAACTGA
- a CDS encoding DUF2726 domain-containing protein codes for MSIVLLISAVLIVAVVVGWLSTLNQPTGRGRIVPTTLPVQAKRYFFARSERALYDLLIQALAGSSYQVFPNVRLNDLFLIKEKGTAYQATLGRLRDKHVDFVIVDARQDFRPVVAIELDGASHEAAAQQYRDQVKDVIFRSGGLPLLRLKTTDTQSVASLKVLLAPYLEGNSLKKVPSRPR; via the coding sequence GTGTCCATCGTGCTTTTGATTTCTGCCGTCCTGATCGTGGCTGTGGTGGTAGGTTGGCTCTCGACGCTCAACCAGCCCACAGGCCGGGGCCGCATCGTCCCCACCACCCTCCCCGTTCAGGCCAAACGGTATTTCTTCGCCCGCAGCGAGCGGGCCCTCTACGACCTGTTGATCCAAGCGCTGGCTGGCAGCTCGTATCAAGTCTTCCCCAATGTGCGGCTGAACGATTTGTTCTTGATCAAAGAAAAGGGTACGGCCTATCAAGCAACGCTGGGGCGCCTGCGTGACAAGCACGTGGATTTCGTAATTGTGGACGCCCGGCAAGACTTCCGGCCCGTCGTGGCCATTGAACTGGACGGGGCCAGCCATGAGGCGGCCGCCCAGCAGTACCGCGATCAGGTCAAAGACGTGATTTTCCGCAGCGGTGGCTTGCCGCTCCTGCGCCTCAAAACCACGGATACCCAGTCCGTCGCCAGTTTGAAAGTACTCTTGGCACCGTATCTAGAAGGGAACTCACTGAAAAAAGTTCCGTCCAGGCCGCGCTGA